The sequence below is a genomic window from Prosthecobacter dejongeii.
CATCTTTGCCACCCATACGAAAAACGAGGCCCGGCTTTTTGACTCCGAAGTCGGGTGCGCTGGCCTTTAGAGATTCCTTACCCGTGACGTGGGCGACGACGTCGTTGCCTTTGCACTCCAGCAACAGGGTGTAAGTCGTATCAGGCGCGAAGTCCGTCTTCGCCGTGGCGTGGGTCTTTGTTTTGGAAGCTGGATTTGACTTGTCGTTATGCTCGATCAACGACCAGCTTTTGGGCGTGACCACAACGGAAAACAGGTGGCCTTTTTTCTTCAGTTCCCCTGGAGCGGGATCATAACCGAGATTGATGACCCGCATGGTTCCCAGCTTGAACTCCATCTGCACCGCGCAGTCCTGCAAAGGCAGGCGGTAGCGGAACGCGCCGATGTGCTTGTCACTGGATTTCTCGCCGGCATGAAGTTGACCTTCGACAATGCGCAGGCTGCCCGTGTTAGCATTCCAACCCTTCGGCACCTCGGGGCCTGAAAAGGTCTCCTCCAGCAAAAGCTTGCCCTTGTTTCCCAGAGTGGGTTCCAGATCTGCCCCGAGGGCGGGCAAGGCAGCAGCAGCGAAGGCGAAGAGAAAGGAGGTGATTTTCATGTCCAGGTCACCCATGCAAACGCCGACGATCCCGGAATCTATGCGGCATTTCCCCGTCTCTTTGGAACCCCTCCTTCCCCGTACGCGCCGCATCTCCCAGGAATCGTCCTTGAGAAAAGCTGCGAGGGAGGCGATGAAAGCCGCCCCCGTTTTCCACCGCCATGTCCGAAGTCGCCGCCAAAGCCCCCCACGAAGTCAGCCGCCGCCGCACCTTCGCCATCATCTCCCACCCGGATGCCGGGAAGACCACGCTGACGGAAAAGCTACTCCTCTACGGCGGGGCCGTGCAGCTCGCCGGCAGCGTGACGGCGCGCAAGAACCAGCGTGCCACCACCTCCGACTGGATGGAACTGGAAAAGCAGCGCGGCATTTCTGTCTCCTCCACCGTGCTCCAGTTTGAGTACAAAGACTGCGTGGTGAACCTCCTGGACACCCCCGGTCACAAAGATTTCTCGGAAGACACTTACCGTGTGCTCACCGCCGTGGATGCCGCCGTCATGGTCATTGATGCCGGTAAAGGCATCGAAAGTCAGACGCTGAAACTCTTCGAAGTGTGTCGCCGCCGTGGCGTCCCCATCTTCACCTTCATGAACAAGCTGGACCGCCCAGCGCGCCCACCTTTGGAACTGCTGGATGAACTGGAGCGCGTGCTCGGCATCGCCGCCTGCCCCATGAACTGGCCCCTCGGCGATGGCGTGGACTTCAAAGGCGTCTTCGACCGCGAGTCCAACCAAGTGCATCTCTTCGAGCGCACCGTGGGTGGTAAATTCCGTGCGCCCGTGAACGTCAAAGGCATCGAAGATGAAAGCGTGCGCGATGCCCTGCCGCCCCTGGTTTACCAGCGTGTGGTGGATGAGCTGGACCTCCTGGAAGGCGGTGGTTCCCCCTTTGATTTTGAGCAGGTGCGCAAAGGCCAGCTCTCCCCCGTTTTCTACGGCAGTGCCATGAACAACTTCGGCGTGCAGATGATGCTGGACCGGTTCCTAGAGATCGCCCCACCGCCAGCCCCGCGCATGTCCGGGGAGGATTTCATCGAGCCGACCAGCCCCGCCTTCAGCGGCTTCGTCTTCAAAATCCAGGCGAACATGAACCCGAAGCATCGCGACCGCGTGGCCTTCATTCGCATCGTCTCCGGCTGCTTCCAGCGGGACATGACCGCCGTGAATACCCGCACCGGAACACGCATGCGGTTAGGCAACTCCCAGCGCCTTTTCGCCCAAGAACGCGAAACCGTCAATGAAGCCTGGGCAGGCGATGTGGTAGGCTTGGTCGGTAACTACGACCTGCAAATCGGCGATACCCTGTCTGAAGAAAATGGCGTCAAATTCGACGAGATGCCCACCTTCCCACCGGAGTGTTTTGCCTACCTGCACAACGAAAACACGTCGAAATTCAAACGCTTCCGCGATGGCTTGGACCAACTTCTCAAAGAAGGCGTGGCCCAGCCCTTTGAACTTCCCGATGCCGCCGTCCGCGTGCCTCTGCTGGGAGCCGTGGGTCCTCTCCAGTTCGACGTTTTGAAATATCGCCTCGAAAGCGAATACAATGCCGAAGTGCGCCTGGAATTCGCCCCCTGGACGCTCGTCCGCTGGCTGAAGGACAAGGACGCCGCCGAAGCGCCAAAACCTGTGCGCGGCCAGATCGGCCCACCGCGCCCAAACCTCGTCGCCTCCTATGACACCACCCTGGCTCAAGATGCCTATGGCAACTGGGTGGCCCTGTTCGGCGACAAAATCAGCCTCGGCTACTTCGAGTCCAAGAACAGCGAGAAATTCCACATCAGCCCGTTCCCCATCCAGTAACGCTGGCTGGAGGAGGGCTTCTTGTGTCGTTCTTGATGCATCTCTTTGACTCCCGTCGTTATAAAGGCGAGGATTCTTTTGAATAAGGCGTTTCCTGCGCCCGTCATAGCCTCTGCCACTCCTAAAACATGCCCGCCTCCACTGCGCCTGATCCTGGCGAAGTCCCGGACTCCGACCTGGTCAAGCGCTGCCAGGCGGGCGACACACGTGCATTTGACGTGCTCGTGAACCGTTACCGGGGGCGGATTTACGCCATGACTTATCACATGATCCAGAACGAAACTGAGGCCTGGGACCTCGCGCAGGAGGCCTTCATCAAGGCCTGGCGCGCCCTGCCGCGTTTCAAGCTGGATTCCAGTTTCTACACTTGGCTCTACCGCATCGCCCACAACGTCACTTACGACTACCTGCGCAAGAAACGCATCCAGGGTGAAGGTGAGTTTGACGACTCCCGCACAGAGCACAAAGCCGCCGCAGGAGCCGAAACCGTGCCGCATGGCGATGCCGCCCCAGACACCCTTTTGAAGAATGCGGAACTCGGGGACCGCATTCGCGCCGCCATCGCCCAGCTCAGCCCGGATCATCGGCAGGTGATCGTGCTGCGTGAGGTGGAAGGCCTGCCATACGAAGAAATCGCCGCCACCATCCCCTGCTCCCTGGGCACGGTGATGAGCCGCCTTTTTTACGCCCGAAAGAAACTCCAGGAACTGCTGAAGGACACCTATGAAAACGCCACCTGATGACCACGATCTGATCCGCTGGCTGGATGGAGAAATGGACGCCGCTGAAAGCGCGCGCTTCACCCTCCGGCTGGAGTCTGACCCCGCCCTGAAAGCCGAGGCCGACATGATGCAGCGCATGTGCGCAGACGTCCGCACCGCACTCCCGGTGGAAATGCCCGTGCCTTTTGGTGATTTCTTCAATTCCCAGATTCAGATGCGCATCGCTCAGGAGCAGCCAGCCCTCCCGGAGCCCGTGGCCCGGGCCAGTTGGCTGGACTGGTTCCGCCTGCCGGGCTTTGCCACACTCGCTGCCGTCACCGCTGCCGTGGTGGTCGCCGGGGTCATGATTGTCCGCCAGGACGCCACTGATGGCAGCGTCGTGCTCAGCAGCTACGCGCCAAATCAGAGTGTACAGGTCAGTTCCTTCCACTCACCAGAGGCCCACGCCACAGTGCTCATGCTCAATGGCCTGGAGGATGTGCCTGCGGATCGTAAGATCGTCGGTTACCACATTGAGCGCAGTGAGACGGAGCAAGAAATCGCCACCACCACTCTTTATGGGGAGCGTGGTGAAGTTGTGCTCGTCGTCGCCAAAGATGCCCGCAATCAGCCTCGCCTTCTGGCTGCTGCCAATCCACGCGGATGAGATCTCTCCTTGCCATCGCCGCCCTGGCTCTGACCGCCTTCACAGGGGCTCTCGCCCAAAGTGCCGCTCCACCTGCCACCCAGCAGTTGCCGACGGTCAAACCGGCGACGGATGGGAAAGTCTGGGGAGCGCTCATCTTCGCCTCCAATGAAACCCCTAAAGGTGGCTCCAACGAGCAACCTCCCGCGAAGTTGGCCGATCTCTCTCAGCGTTTGGGCAAAGTCTTTCCTTATAAGCACTACGAGATCCTGGGCCAGCATCTCCAGGATGTGTTTCGCGAATACGAATCCTGGGTGGTCCCCTCCAAGGACCTGTTTTTGAAAGTGGATTCCAAAGGGCCCGCCACAGGGGGTGGGGTGAATCTTCATCTGCAATTTTGGCGTGACCAGCAAGTCCTGGTTAAAACCGACGCCGTTTTACGCTCCGACAGCCCCCTC
It includes:
- a CDS encoding peptide chain release factor 3 translates to MSEVAAKAPHEVSRRRTFAIISHPDAGKTTLTEKLLLYGGAVQLAGSVTARKNQRATTSDWMELEKQRGISVSSTVLQFEYKDCVVNLLDTPGHKDFSEDTYRVLTAVDAAVMVIDAGKGIESQTLKLFEVCRRRGVPIFTFMNKLDRPARPPLELLDELERVLGIAACPMNWPLGDGVDFKGVFDRESNQVHLFERTVGGKFRAPVNVKGIEDESVRDALPPLVYQRVVDELDLLEGGGSPFDFEQVRKGQLSPVFYGSAMNNFGVQMMLDRFLEIAPPPAPRMSGEDFIEPTSPAFSGFVFKIQANMNPKHRDRVAFIRIVSGCFQRDMTAVNTRTGTRMRLGNSQRLFAQERETVNEAWAGDVVGLVGNYDLQIGDTLSEENGVKFDEMPTFPPECFAYLHNENTSKFKRFRDGLDQLLKEGVAQPFELPDAAVRVPLLGAVGPLQFDVLKYRLESEYNAEVRLEFAPWTLVRWLKDKDAAEAPKPVRGQIGPPRPNLVASYDTTLAQDAYGNWVALFGDKISLGYFESKNSEKFHISPFPIQ
- a CDS encoding sigma-70 family RNA polymerase sigma factor, yielding MPASTAPDPGEVPDSDLVKRCQAGDTRAFDVLVNRYRGRIYAMTYHMIQNETEAWDLAQEAFIKAWRALPRFKLDSSFYTWLYRIAHNVTYDYLRKKRIQGEGEFDDSRTEHKAAAGAETVPHGDAAPDTLLKNAELGDRIRAAIAQLSPDHRQVIVLREVEGLPYEEIAATIPCSLGTVMSRLFYARKKLQELLKDTYENAT
- a CDS encoding anti-sigma factor family protein; the encoded protein is MKTPPDDHDLIRWLDGEMDAAESARFTLRLESDPALKAEADMMQRMCADVRTALPVEMPVPFGDFFNSQIQMRIAQEQPALPEPVARASWLDWFRLPGFATLAAVTAAVVVAGVMIVRQDATDGSVVLSSYAPNQSVQVSSFHSPEAHATVLMLNGLEDVPADRKIVGYHIERSETEQEIATTTLYGERGEVVLVVAKDARNQPRLLAAANPRG